The region CCAATCCCATTTAAATTGATAGAGCGAGAAACGGAATAAATGCGTTGGAAAAGTAGAGCGGGAAGCAGAATGAAAACGAAGAAAAAACAGAGCGAGAATGTTCGCTCCCGCTCTCATTTTTGAATCAGCTTTTTTTATCGGTATAGAATTGACTTTTATAGGCTAATTAAAATAACCCAATCCCATTTAAATTGATAGAGCGAGAAGCAGAATGAAAACGAAGAAAAAACAGAGCGAGAATGTTCTCTCCCGCTCTCATTCTCGCTCTGTTTTTGTACCCGGGGTCGGACTCGAACCGACATGTCCGTGAAGACAATGGTGTTTGATGCCGATAGCTATCGGCACATCGTGTCTATCTATACTTAGAAATAAGCTTCTCTACCATTTCAGGATATTTTTTCAGGTTTTGAATGTAATTTTTGCTCTTCATCCGTTTAATATGAGATTCCATTTTTAATGCGGTGCCAAGTGGTAAATCAGAAATTTCCAGATAAAGCTCCCAATCAGAGTATTTTGCTGTATAACTATTTCTAAATTCCCTGGACAGATGGTATTCAATTCGCTTTTCCAGATCTTTAGTCACTCCGGTATAATATTTACCTGCGGTAAAAGAAAAAAGAATATAAACGCTAGCCATTTTTTCGCAAAATTAAAAAAGCAGAGCTCTTTCTGAACTCTGCTTTTTGTACCCGGGGTCG is a window of Flavobacteriales bacterium DNA encoding:
- a CDS encoding GIY-YIG nuclease family protein, producing MASVYILFSFTAGKYYTGVTKDLEKRIEYHLSREFRNSYTAKYSDWELYLEISDLPLGTALKMESHIKRMKSKNYIQNLKKYPEMVEKLISKYR